From a region of the Sesamum indicum cultivar Zhongzhi No. 13 linkage group LG3, S_indicum_v1.0, whole genome shotgun sequence genome:
- the LOC105158438 gene encoding FHA domain-containing protein At4g14490, giving the protein MAPRKSAAAGKDDPCPMLKLIMEKGPLSGQTHDFRPGSRIRIGRVVRGNTLAIKDAGVSSKHLLIQVEPGSGTGCQRWTITDLGSSNGTFLNGVRLEESEAAELSDGDVIIIGEQTSIKVKFEVNCAENEVGSRNVRSTRRRGKNEVWELVAIAEDSELGLGVGSENNLGDGFRNEKYEDLGNEAGGLGTVGEEKVRGRRTRGSVVRELEDGGEEVQVKVQSLGKVMRRTRNSKEEKSESSTIKLDVDYEKSDKVDEIEVKQGRNVNIRARRSKNAENMLDDLNGNRDNDLGTAEVQGRQRGNVRRTRSSRKEENVGETELDLGVVEAKKTRAGGRGRKKLPAETPLEEQEKILEHKICEEEKRESEVGVNELVEEVNSGREGAAGLASTSGVKEGGADVGKGKAVVDLEKMTLGEWFDFLEVFLPKQIIDETEEMISEMRQKADRLHEYMLQQKKAKDKVEVAVD; this is encoded by the coding sequence ATGGCACCCAGAAAATCTGCAGCTGCCGGTAAAGATGACCCGTGCCCGATGCTGAAGCTCATAATGGAGAAGGGTCCGCTTTCTGGTCAAACCCACGACTTCAGGCCCGGATCCAGGATCCGGATTGGCCGGGTTGTTCGAGGTAACACTCTAGCCATCAAAGACGCCGGCGTCTCCTCCAAGCACCTACTTATTCAAGTTGAACCCGGGTCGGGTACCGGCTGCCAGCGCTGGACCATCACCGACCTGGGGTCTTCAAACGGCACCTTTCTGAATGGTGTGCGGCTGGAGGAGTCCGAGGCGGCTGAACTTTCGGACGGGGATGTTATCATAATAGGCGAGCAGACGTCGATTAAAGTGAAGTTTGAAGTTAATTGTGCTGAGAATGAGGTCGGTTCAAGGAATGTGAGGAGTACGAGGCGGCGAGGGAAGAATGAGGTCTGGGAATTGGTGGCAATTGCTGAGGATTCTGAATTAGGGTTAGGGGTGGGGAGTGAAAATAATTTGGGGGATGGGTTTAGAAATGAGAAATATGAGGATTTGGGAAATGAAGCTGGAGGGTTGGGGACTGTTGGTGAGGAAAAAGTGAGAGGAAGGAGGACTAGGGGGTCTGTAGTTAGGGAATTGGAAGATGGTGGTGAAGAAGTTCAGGTAAAAGTACAGAGTTTGGGGAAGGTAATGAGGAGGACTAGAAATTCGAAGGAAGAAAAATCGGAGAGTTCAACAATCAAGCTTGATGTAGACTATGAAAAATCTGATAAGGTGGATGAAATTGAGGTGAAACAAGGCAGGAATGTGAACATAAGGGCAAGACGTTCAAAGAACGCTGAGAATATGTTGGATGATTTGAATGGAAATAGGGACAACGATTTGGGAACCGCTGAGGTGCAAGGACGGCAAAGAGGGAATGTGAGGAGGACCAGGAGTTcaagaaaggaagaaaatgtAGGTGAAACTGAACTTGATTTGGGTGTTGTTGAAGCTAAGAAGACAAGGGCGGGCGGGAgagggagaaaaaaattacctgCGGAGACTCCTTTAGAAGAACAAGAGAAGATTTTGGAGCATAAAATAtgtgaagaagagaaaagggaGTCAGAAGTTGGTGTTAATGAGTTGGTAGAGGAAGTAAATTCTGGAAGAGAAGGTGCTGCTGGTTTGGCTAGCACATCTGGGGTTAAAGAAGGCGGCGCTGATGTTGGAAAGGGAAAGGCGGTAGTGGATTTAGAGAAGATGACGTTAGGGGAATGGTTTGACTTTTTGGAAGTTTTTCTGcctaaacaaattattgatgAAACAGAGGAGATGATCTCTGAAATGAGGCAAAAAGCAGATAGATTACATGAGTATATGTTGCAGCAGAAGAAAGCTAAGGATAAGGTTGAAGTTGCAGTGGACTAG